One window of Solwaraspora sp. WMMA2056 genomic DNA carries:
- the alr gene encoding alanine racemase has protein sequence MWQAEVRVDLDAIRENVARLRAGTSAELMAVVKADGYGHGMVAAARAAREAGADWLGVCTLGEALQLRAAGQTGPVLAWLLAPGLALHEAVAADVDLGVGSRGLVAEAVAAARLAGRPARLHLKIDTGLSRGGATGDDWPDLVEAAAKAQSDGTVEVVGVWSHFVFADAPGHPTIDGQLAAFHDGLAVAHRYGVRPRYRHLANSAATLTRPDTHFDLVRPGIACYGLSPVPGADHGLRPAMSVRARVMLAKRVPAGQGVSYGHTYHTGRESTLAVVPLGYADGVPRHASNCGPVQVAGRNRTIAGRVCMDQIVLDCGDDEVRAGDVATLFGDGRHGEPTADDWAAAVGTINYEIVTRFGSPRVPRSYQDSRA, from the coding sequence ATGTGGCAGGCAGAGGTGCGGGTCGACCTGGACGCGATCCGGGAGAACGTCGCCCGGTTGCGGGCCGGGACCAGCGCCGAGCTGATGGCGGTGGTCAAGGCCGACGGGTACGGCCACGGGATGGTCGCCGCCGCCCGGGCCGCCCGCGAGGCCGGCGCCGACTGGCTCGGGGTCTGCACCCTGGGCGAGGCGCTGCAGCTGCGCGCCGCCGGCCAGACCGGGCCGGTGCTGGCCTGGCTGCTCGCCCCCGGGCTGGCGCTGCACGAGGCGGTCGCCGCCGACGTCGACCTCGGCGTGGGCAGCCGCGGCCTGGTCGCCGAGGCGGTCGCCGCCGCCCGGCTGGCCGGCCGGCCCGCGCGCCTCCATCTCAAGATCGACACCGGGTTGTCCCGGGGCGGCGCCACCGGGGACGACTGGCCCGACCTGGTCGAGGCCGCCGCCAAGGCGCAGTCCGACGGCACCGTCGAGGTGGTGGGCGTCTGGAGTCACTTCGTCTTCGCCGACGCGCCGGGGCACCCCACCATCGACGGGCAGCTGGCCGCCTTCCACGACGGCCTGGCGGTCGCCCACCGGTACGGCGTCCGCCCCCGCTACCGGCACCTGGCGAACTCGGCGGCCACCCTGACCCGCCCGGACACCCACTTCGACCTGGTCCGACCCGGGATCGCCTGCTACGGGCTGTCCCCGGTGCCCGGCGCGGACCACGGGCTGCGCCCGGCGATGAGCGTCCGGGCCCGGGTGATGCTCGCCAAACGGGTCCCGGCCGGCCAGGGCGTGTCGTACGGGCACACCTACCACACCGGGCGGGAGAGCACCCTCGCCGTGGTGCCGCTCGGCTACGCCGACGGGGTGCCCCGGCACGCCTCCAACTGCGGCCCGGTCCAGGTGGCCGGCCGCAACCGGACCATCGCCGGCCGGGTCTGCATGGACCAGATCGTCCTCGACTGCGGCGACGACGAGGTCCGGGCCGGCGACGTGGCCACCCTGTTCGGCGACGGCCGCCACGGCGAGCCCACGGCCGACGACTGGGCCGCCGCCGTCGGCACCATCAACTACGAGATCGTCACCCGGTTCGGCAGCCCCCGAGTGCCGCGCAGCTACCAGGACTCCCGGGCATGA
- a CDS encoding alpha/beta hydrolase has product MSRQRVAQRAAGPRAGVQKVARTAGIVGAALGLAAAGVTATVAAERALVRRLKRDTTDPYADEPFGELPYDETRVVTASDGTDVYVEIVEPDEDAPPRPTVVFVHGYCLDMGTFHFQRRELTRRGEHRIVSYDQPGHGRSGRLESGDYEIAALGDTLRAVLEQAVPDGPIVLVGHSMGGMTIMALAERYPELFDERVAGAVLMATSGGLLDEARLGVPAILSRAGSPLLMLVNNATRLTGGVIDRTRLAASDLSWLLTRRYGFGTDRPSPALVSYVERMNSRTSAETVTRYVRTLLTHSRYPALAVLAPNPTLVIVGDKDMITPVAHSEEIVRRLPDADYVQIADGGHVVMLEHADQVNAALFAFLAKIQE; this is encoded by the coding sequence ATGAGCCGGCAACGGGTGGCCCAACGAGCGGCGGGGCCGCGGGCCGGCGTACAGAAGGTGGCCCGGACCGCCGGGATCGTCGGCGCGGCCCTCGGCCTCGCCGCCGCCGGGGTGACCGCGACCGTCGCCGCCGAACGCGCCCTGGTCCGTCGGCTCAAACGCGACACCACCGACCCGTACGCCGACGAACCCTTCGGCGAGTTGCCCTACGACGAGACCCGGGTGGTCACCGCCAGCGACGGCACCGACGTGTACGTGGAGATCGTCGAGCCGGACGAGGACGCCCCGCCCCGGCCCACCGTCGTCTTCGTGCACGGCTACTGCCTGGACATGGGGACGTTCCACTTCCAACGCCGGGAGCTGACCCGCCGGGGCGAACACCGGATCGTCAGCTACGACCAGCCCGGGCACGGCCGGTCCGGGCGGCTGGAGTCGGGTGACTACGAGATCGCGGCCCTCGGCGACACGCTGCGGGCGGTGCTGGAACAGGCGGTCCCGGACGGGCCGATCGTCCTGGTCGGACATTCGATGGGCGGGATGACCATCATGGCGCTCGCCGAGCGCTACCCGGAGCTGTTCGACGAGCGGGTCGCCGGCGCCGTACTGATGGCGACCTCCGGCGGCCTGCTCGACGAGGCCAGACTCGGCGTACCGGCGATTCTCAGCCGGGCCGGCTCCCCGCTGCTGATGCTGGTCAACAACGCGACCCGGCTGACCGGCGGGGTGATCGACCGGACCCGGCTGGCCGCCTCCGACCTGAGCTGGCTGCTGACCCGCCGCTACGGCTTCGGCACCGACCGGCCCAGCCCGGCACTGGTCAGCTACGTGGAACGGATGAACTCGCGGACCTCCGCCGAGACGGTCACCCGGTACGTGCGGACCCTGCTCACCCATTCCCGGTACCCGGCGCTGGCGGTGCTCGCCCCCAACCCGACGCTGGTCATCGTCGGTGACAAGGACATGATCACCCCGGTGGCGCACTCCGAGGAGATCGTCCGGCGACTGCCGGACGCCGACTACGTCCAGATCGCCGACGGCGGTCACGTGGTGATGCTGGAACACGCCGACCAGGTCAACGCCGCGCTGTTCGCGTTCCTTGCGAAAATCCAGGAATGA
- the tsaE gene encoding tRNA (adenosine(37)-N6)-threonylcarbamoyltransferase complex ATPase subunit type 1 TsaE: MTVRVRLTALADTHAFGRQLGRLLRPGDLVVLAGPLGAGKTALVQGIGTGLGVRGDITSPTFVIARVHPPDAALGGTSTLVHADAYRLGDAPDPRAEIDDLDLDADVDRAVTVVEWGEGMVEQLADAHLLVRMHRHDDDSRSAELTGVGADWAERLATLDGDVVAGR; encoded by the coding sequence ATGACAGTCCGGGTACGTCTGACCGCACTTGCCGACACCCACGCGTTCGGCCGACAACTGGGGCGCCTGCTGCGCCCCGGCGACCTGGTGGTGCTGGCCGGCCCGCTGGGCGCCGGCAAGACCGCCCTGGTCCAGGGGATCGGCACCGGCCTCGGAGTACGCGGCGACATCACCTCACCGACGTTCGTGATCGCCCGGGTGCATCCGCCGGACGCCGCCCTCGGCGGTACGTCGACCCTGGTGCACGCCGACGCGTACCGGCTCGGCGACGCACCCGACCCGCGCGCCGAGATCGACGACCTCGACCTGGACGCCGACGTCGACCGGGCGGTCACCGTCGTCGAATGGGGCGAGGGGATGGTCGAGCAGCTCGCCGACGCGCACCTGCTGGTCCGGATGCACCGGCACGACGACGACAGCCGGTCGGCGGAGCTGACCGGCGTCGGCGCCGACTGGGCCGAGCGTCTCGCCACGCTGGACGGTGATGTCGTAGCCGGGCGCTAG
- the ung gene encoding uracil-DNA glycosylase, with protein MLDLLAMLPTAWTAALTPHLDPAGTARLGAFVADEYATRTVFPPQEDLFAAYRLCPPQQCRVLILGQDPYHRAGQAHGLSFSVRDGVAVPPSLRNVFKELGTDIGVPMPRSGDLTGWAAQGVLLLNAVLTVREGTPGSHAGKGWEEFTDATIRALDASGQRVVFLLWGGYARRKRALITNPAHVVLEAGHPSPMNPRGFLGSRPFSATDKALADAGLPGIDWSRTGAG; from the coding sequence ATGCTCGACCTGTTGGCCATGCTCCCTACGGCCTGGACGGCGGCCCTCACCCCGCACCTGGATCCGGCTGGCACCGCCCGGCTCGGTGCCTTCGTCGCCGACGAGTACGCGACCCGGACCGTCTTCCCGCCGCAGGAGGACCTGTTCGCCGCGTACCGGCTCTGCCCGCCGCAGCAGTGCCGGGTGCTGATTCTCGGCCAGGATCCGTACCACCGGGCCGGCCAGGCCCACGGGTTGAGCTTCAGCGTCCGCGACGGTGTGGCGGTCCCGCCGTCGCTGCGCAACGTCTTCAAGGAGCTGGGCACCGACATCGGGGTGCCGATGCCCCGCAGCGGCGATCTGACCGGCTGGGCGGCGCAGGGGGTGCTGCTGCTCAACGCGGTGCTGACGGTCCGCGAGGGCACGCCCGGCTCACACGCGGGCAAGGGCTGGGAGGAGTTCACCGACGCCACGATCCGGGCGCTCGACGCCAGCGGGCAGCGGGTCGTCTTCCTGCTCTGGGGCGGGTACGCCCGCAGGAAGCGGGCGTTGATCACCAACCCGGCGCACGTGGTGCTGGAGGCGGGTCACCCCAGCCCGATGAATCCGCGCGGGTTCCTCGGCAGCCGTCCGTTCAGCGCCACCGACAAGGCACTCGCCGACGCCGGTCTGCCCGGCATCGACTGGAGCCGCACCGGCGCCGGCTGA
- a CDS encoding helix-turn-helix transcriptional regulator, with protein MAEHPPNDQHTAAAAPAGSLAALIGTTLREERQARLLTQQALADRAGVAQATIARIEQGARTPSLATVERLFAAMGRQLTVGVEDLDSDIDRRIAEIADRPFADRLAQTSVEQFHRQAAGFSFVLDGPTAALLQGAPVPAPGVHVALLWSEADAVTDWLTRKYATRWMDRWQEYRHIPVDPREPYPHRWQTMAGEIHARMYDELPPAIEVRHDGQHYPVVPLAELDIVDPDTADLLRRFREVRRTAAAD; from the coding sequence ATGGCAGAGCACCCTCCGAACGACCAGCACACCGCAGCTGCGGCCCCCGCAGGCTCGCTGGCGGCCTTGATCGGCACGACGCTGCGCGAGGAGCGGCAGGCACGGCTGCTGACCCAGCAGGCGTTGGCCGACCGGGCCGGCGTCGCACAGGCCACCATCGCCCGGATCGAGCAGGGGGCGCGGACACCGAGCCTGGCGACGGTCGAACGCCTCTTCGCGGCGATGGGGCGCCAACTGACCGTCGGTGTCGAGGACCTCGACTCCGACATCGACCGGCGGATCGCCGAGATCGCCGACCGCCCGTTCGCCGACCGGCTCGCGCAGACCAGCGTCGAACAGTTCCACCGCCAGGCCGCCGGGTTCAGCTTCGTCCTCGACGGTCCGACCGCGGCGCTGCTGCAGGGCGCGCCGGTGCCGGCGCCCGGAGTGCACGTGGCATTGCTCTGGTCAGAAGCAGACGCCGTCACCGACTGGCTCACCCGCAAGTACGCCACCCGGTGGATGGACCGCTGGCAGGAGTACCGCCACATACCTGTCGACCCTCGGGAGCCGTACCCGCACCGCTGGCAGACGATGGCCGGCGAGATCCACGCCCGGATGTACGACGAACTCCCGCCGGCGATCGAGGTACGCCACGACGGGCAGCACTATCCGGTCGTACCGCTGGCCGAGCTCGACATCGTCGATCCGGACACGGCCGACCTGCTGCGCCGGTTCCGTGAGGTCCGCCGCACGGCCGCAGCCGACTGA
- the tsaB gene encoding tRNA (adenosine(37)-N6)-threonylcarbamoyltransferase complex dimerization subunit type 1 TsaB produces the protein MLVLVLDSSTPAVTAALAEVTDGVRLLASRCAIDGRAHGELLGPQIAACLVEAGATATDLTAVVAGLGPGPFTGLRVGLVTAVSMAHALDIPAYGVVSLDALGRAPAADPAAGPVLVATDARRREIYWAVYAGDGRRLTDPAVATPAAVAEALPGAAPSGVVAAVGDGALRYADVLGLPVRPEPRYPSALALAELAADRVRAGADGEPLTPCYLRRPDAVAATGRKPVLR, from the coding sequence GTGCTGGTACTCGTGCTGGATTCGTCGACGCCCGCGGTGACCGCCGCGCTGGCCGAGGTCACCGACGGTGTACGCCTGCTGGCCAGCCGCTGCGCGATCGATGGGCGCGCGCACGGCGAACTGCTCGGCCCGCAGATTGCCGCCTGCCTGGTCGAGGCCGGCGCGACGGCGACCGACCTCACGGCGGTCGTCGCCGGGCTCGGCCCCGGGCCGTTCACCGGGCTGCGGGTCGGCCTGGTGACCGCCGTCAGCATGGCGCACGCACTCGACATCCCGGCGTACGGCGTCGTCTCCCTCGACGCGCTCGGCCGGGCGCCCGCCGCCGACCCCGCCGCCGGCCCCGTGCTGGTCGCGACCGACGCGCGTCGGCGCGAGATCTACTGGGCGGTGTACGCCGGCGACGGGCGGCGGCTGACCGACCCGGCGGTGGCGACCCCGGCCGCCGTGGCCGAGGCCCTGCCGGGTGCCGCCCCGTCGGGCGTCGTCGCGGCGGTCGGCGACGGGGCGCTGCGCTACGCCGACGTCCTCGGCCTGCCGGTGCGGCCCGAGCCGCGCTACCCGAGCGCTCTGGCGCTGGCCGAACTCGCCGCCGACCGGGTCCGGGCCGGTGCCGACGGCGAGCCGCTGACCCCGTGCTACCTGCGCCGACCCGACGCGGTCGCGGCGACCGGCCGGAAACCGGTGCTACGGTGA
- the rimI gene encoding ribosomal protein S18-alanine N-acetyltransferase — translation MTRAGTQTRAGTRPRIVQFRWWHIEQVLPIEADLFGAEQWSAEMFWNELANDHHYLAAVDDADEVAGYAGLAWAGDPGAPDEAWVQNIAVRRDAQRRGLGRTLLTALLDEAGRRGAGRTFLEVAVDNAPAQRLYAAYGFEPVGVRRGYYQPSNTDALVMMRDG, via the coding sequence GTGACCCGGGCCGGCACGCAGACCCGGGCCGGCACGCGGCCACGGATCGTCCAGTTCCGCTGGTGGCACATCGAGCAGGTGCTGCCGATCGAAGCGGACCTGTTCGGCGCGGAACAATGGTCGGCCGAGATGTTCTGGAACGAGCTGGCCAACGACCACCACTACCTGGCCGCCGTCGACGACGCCGACGAGGTCGCCGGGTACGCCGGACTGGCGTGGGCCGGTGACCCCGGGGCACCCGACGAGGCGTGGGTGCAGAACATCGCGGTTCGCCGCGACGCCCAGCGGCGCGGCCTCGGCCGTACCCTGTTGACCGCACTGCTCGACGAAGCCGGCCGGCGCGGTGCCGGCCGGACCTTCCTCGAGGTCGCGGTGGACAACGCGCCCGCACAGCGGCTCTACGCGGCGTACGGTTTCGAACCGGTCGGCGTACGTCGCGGCTACTACCAACCCAGCAACACCGACGCCCTGGTGATGATGCGAGATGGCTGA
- the tsaD gene encoding tRNA (adenosine(37)-N6)-threonylcarbamoyltransferase complex transferase subunit TsaD, giving the protein MADEPLVLGIETSCDETGVGVVRGHTLLADALASSVAEHARFGGVVPEVASRAHLEAIVPTMRRALDDAGVTLADIDAIAVTAGPGLAGALLVGVAAAKGYAIAADKPVYGVNHLAAHVAVDTLEHGPLPEPAIALLVSGGHSSLLLVDDLTAGVTPLGATIDDAAGEAFDKVARLLGLPFPGGPPIDRSARDGDPAAIAFPRGLTAPKDLATHRFDFSFSGLKTAVARWVEARERAGEPVPVADVAASFQEAVCDVLTTKAIDACRKQGVETLVIGGGVAANSRLRAMAEQRCARYGIRVRVPRPKLCTDNGAMVAALGSHLVAAGVPASRLDLPADSALPLTTVSV; this is encoded by the coding sequence ATGGCTGACGAACCTCTGGTCCTCGGGATCGAGACCTCCTGCGACGAGACCGGAGTCGGCGTCGTCCGCGGGCACACCCTGCTCGCCGACGCGCTCGCCTCCAGCGTGGCCGAACACGCCCGGTTCGGTGGCGTGGTGCCGGAGGTGGCCAGCCGGGCCCACCTGGAGGCGATCGTGCCGACCATGCGGCGGGCGCTCGACGACGCCGGGGTGACCCTCGCCGACATCGACGCGATCGCCGTCACCGCCGGTCCGGGCCTGGCCGGCGCGCTGCTGGTCGGCGTCGCGGCGGCCAAGGGCTACGCGATCGCCGCCGACAAACCGGTGTACGGCGTCAACCACCTCGCCGCACACGTCGCCGTCGACACCCTCGAACACGGTCCGCTGCCGGAGCCGGCGATCGCCCTGCTGGTCTCGGGTGGACATTCGTCGCTGCTGCTGGTCGACGACCTGACCGCCGGGGTCACCCCGCTCGGTGCCACCATCGACGACGCCGCCGGTGAGGCGTTCGACAAGGTGGCCCGGCTGCTCGGGCTGCCGTTCCCCGGTGGGCCGCCCATCGACCGGTCGGCCCGCGACGGCGACCCGGCCGCCATCGCCTTCCCGCGTGGCCTGACCGCGCCGAAAGACCTCGCCACGCACCGGTTCGACTTCTCCTTCTCCGGGCTCAAGACGGCGGTGGCCCGCTGGGTGGAGGCCCGCGAACGGGCCGGCGAGCCGGTGCCGGTCGCCGACGTGGCCGCCTCGTTCCAGGAGGCGGTCTGCGACGTACTGACCACCAAGGCGATCGACGCCTGCCGGAAGCAGGGCGTCGAAACCCTGGTCATCGGCGGCGGGGTGGCGGCCAACTCGCGGCTGCGGGCGATGGCCGAGCAGCGCTGCGCGCGGTACGGGATCCGGGTCCGGGTGCCCCGGCCCAAGCTGTGCACCGACAACGGGGCGATGGTCGCCGCACTCGGCTCGCACCTGGTGGCCGCCGGGGTGCCGGCCAGCCGGCTGGACCTACCGGCCGACTCCGCGCTGCCGTTGACCACGGTGAGCGTGTAA
- a CDS encoding ABC transporter ATP-binding protein: MPDARSPGRYLLWLVGRVGPALTAAALLSVVWTVSQALMPAVVGVAIDSGLTDRDAAALRNWGLVLLGLGLLQATAGVVLHRFAVFVWLSTAYRTTQITVRQANRLGAALPKRLATGEVVSIGTADISNLGSAIEIVSRASGALVAIVVITAILLATSVPLGLVVLVGVPLLMAVVGGLVRPLHRHQQVYRDQQATLATLANDIVTGLRIVRGVGGERVLTSRYRTESQELRRRGVRVAGVESLLEATQLLLPGMFLVLVTWLGARFTLSGEITVGQLVAFYGYTAFLVGPIRTLSEFITTETTGYVAARRVVGLLALAPELTDPPEPKSVPRLPGVLFDAVTGLRVAPGRLTTVAATDPAAATALADRLGRYVDAEVTLAGVPLRELALGAVRERILVADNDARLFTGRLRDELDIVGGAADDELTSALVAASATDIVAALPDGLDARVAERGREFSGGQQQRLRLVRALLTDPPILVLVEPTSAVDAHTEARIAGRLRAARSGRTTVVCSTSPLLLDQADQVAFLHDGKVVAEGTHRALLEREPRYAALVTRGGDQP; encoded by the coding sequence GTGCCCGACGCACGGTCGCCCGGGCGGTACCTGCTGTGGCTGGTCGGCAGGGTGGGTCCGGCCCTGACGGCAGCCGCGCTGCTGTCGGTGGTGTGGACGGTGAGTCAGGCGTTGATGCCGGCGGTGGTCGGGGTGGCAATCGACAGTGGACTCACTGACCGGGACGCCGCCGCCCTGCGTAACTGGGGACTGGTCCTGCTCGGTCTGGGGCTGCTCCAGGCCACCGCCGGAGTCGTCCTGCACCGGTTCGCGGTGTTCGTCTGGCTGTCCACGGCCTACCGGACCACCCAGATCACCGTACGGCAGGCCAACCGACTCGGTGCCGCCCTGCCGAAACGGCTGGCCACCGGCGAGGTGGTGAGCATCGGTACCGCCGACATCAGCAACCTCGGCAGCGCCATCGAGATCGTCAGCCGGGCCAGTGGGGCGCTCGTCGCGATCGTGGTGATCACCGCGATCCTGCTGGCCACCTCGGTGCCGCTCGGGCTCGTGGTGCTGGTCGGCGTACCGCTGCTGATGGCCGTGGTGGGCGGCCTGGTCCGGCCGTTGCACCGCCACCAGCAGGTGTACCGCGATCAGCAGGCCACCCTGGCGACGCTCGCGAACGACATCGTCACCGGGTTGCGGATCGTGCGTGGGGTGGGTGGCGAGCGGGTCCTCACGTCCCGCTACCGGACCGAATCGCAGGAGCTGCGCCGACGCGGCGTCCGGGTCGCCGGGGTCGAGTCCCTGCTCGAAGCCACCCAGCTGCTGCTGCCCGGCATGTTCCTGGTCCTGGTGACCTGGCTGGGAGCCCGGTTCACGCTGTCCGGTGAGATCACCGTCGGCCAGCTGGTGGCGTTCTACGGATACACCGCCTTCCTGGTCGGCCCGATCCGGACGCTCAGCGAGTTCATCACCACCGAGACCACCGGGTACGTCGCGGCCCGCCGGGTCGTCGGCCTGCTCGCGTTGGCACCCGAGCTGACCGACCCGCCCGAGCCAAAGTCGGTGCCCCGGCTGCCCGGCGTGCTCTTCGACGCGGTCACCGGGTTGCGGGTGGCCCCGGGCCGGCTCACCACTGTCGCGGCCACTGACCCGGCGGCGGCGACCGCGCTGGCAGACCGGCTCGGGCGCTACGTCGACGCCGAGGTCACCCTGGCCGGCGTACCGCTGCGGGAGCTGGCGCTCGGCGCGGTCCGGGAGCGGATTCTGGTGGCCGACAACGACGCCCGGTTGTTCACCGGCCGGCTCCGCGACGAGCTGGACATCGTCGGCGGCGCGGCCGACGACGAACTGACGTCGGCCCTGGTCGCGGCGAGCGCCACCGACATCGTCGCGGCGCTGCCCGACGGGCTCGACGCCCGCGTCGCCGAGCGGGGCCGGGAGTTCTCCGGCGGTCAACAGCAGCGGCTCCGGCTGGTCCGGGCGTTGCTGACCGACCCGCCGATTCTTGTCCTGGTCGAGCCGACCAGCGCGGTGGACGCCCACACCGAGGCCCGGATCGCCGGGCGGCTACGTGCCGCCCGGTCCGGTCGTACCACCGTCGTGTGCAGCACCAGCCCGCTGCTGCTGGACCAGGCGGATCAGGTGGCGTTCCTGCACGACGGCAAGGTGGTCGCCGAAGGCACTCACCGGGCGTTGCTGGAGCGTGAGCCACGGTACGCGGCCCTGGTCACTCGGGGTGGTGACCAGCCGTGA
- a CDS encoding ABC transporter ATP-binding protein, with product MTTLAVAGPAQVRRYTRTVISRHPRMLATAIALHAAAAVAGLAAPRLLGGLVEALSAGTVAATVDRTASAIAGFLILQSVLARYAHVASSRLGERVLATLREEFVERVLAIPLVTVERAGTGDLLTRTSRDVSALSRTVRFAVPETLIALSTAIFIVGALVLLGPLIAVPCLIVVPLLWAGTRWYLRRAPEGYLRESAAYADITDGLSETVEGARTVEALRQQDRRRLRTDTDIRRQYAAERYTLWLRTVWFPIIEIGYVVPVVATLVIGGWFHLRGWVSLGQVTAAVIYVQMLSGPLDRLLNWLDELQVGGASLARLLGVAQDDGPSPEPAAGSTDPVAGSAEPVAARDVRFSYVDGYEVLRGVTLVPQPGERIAIVGPSGAGKSTLGRLLAGVLRPTAGAVTVGGVPLADLDPDRLRSQVALVTQEHHVFIGTVRDNVAMVRPDATDDQVRAALAAVDALDWATELPAGLATVVGAGGHPLSAAQAQQLALARLVLADPQTLVLDEATSLIDPRTARQLERSLAAVLHGRTVIAIAHRLFSAHDADRIAVVEDGQISELGSHDELVAAGGSYAALWRSWHGADTATGADTATDARG from the coding sequence GTGACCACGCTTGCGGTGGCCGGGCCGGCGCAGGTCCGTCGATACACCCGTACGGTGATCAGCCGGCACCCCCGGATGCTCGCCACCGCGATCGCCCTGCACGCGGCGGCGGCGGTCGCCGGGCTCGCCGCGCCGAGGCTGCTGGGCGGCCTGGTCGAGGCGTTGTCCGCCGGTACCGTCGCCGCGACGGTGGACCGTACCGCGTCGGCCATCGCGGGGTTCCTGATCCTGCAGTCGGTGTTGGCCCGCTACGCTCACGTCGCCTCGTCGCGACTCGGTGAGCGGGTGCTCGCCACGCTGCGGGAGGAGTTCGTCGAGCGGGTGCTGGCCATCCCGCTGGTCACGGTGGAGCGGGCCGGCACCGGTGACCTGCTGACTCGTACCTCGCGTGATGTGTCGGCGCTGTCGCGTACGGTGCGTTTCGCGGTCCCGGAGACGCTGATCGCGCTCAGCACGGCGATCTTCATCGTCGGTGCCCTGGTCCTGCTCGGCCCGCTGATCGCGGTGCCCTGCCTGATCGTGGTCCCGCTGCTGTGGGCCGGCACCCGCTGGTACCTGCGTCGGGCCCCGGAGGGCTATCTGCGGGAGAGCGCCGCCTACGCGGACATCACCGACGGGTTGAGTGAGACCGTCGAGGGGGCGCGGACCGTGGAGGCGCTGCGGCAGCAGGACCGCCGCCGGCTGCGCACCGACACCGACATCCGCCGCCAGTACGCCGCCGAGCGCTACACCTTGTGGTTGCGGACCGTCTGGTTCCCGATCATCGAGATCGGGTACGTGGTGCCGGTCGTTGCCACCCTGGTGATCGGTGGGTGGTTCCATCTGCGGGGCTGGGTCAGCCTCGGCCAGGTCACCGCCGCCGTCATCTATGTGCAGATGCTCAGCGGACCGCTGGACCGGCTGCTCAACTGGCTCGACGAGCTGCAGGTCGGCGGCGCGTCGCTGGCCCGACTGCTCGGCGTCGCGCAGGACGACGGCCCGTCGCCCGAGCCGGCGGCCGGTTCGACGGATCCGGTGGCCGGTTCGGCGGAGCCGGTCGCCGCCCGGGACGTCCGGTTCAGCTACGTCGACGGGTACGAGGTGCTGCGCGGGGTGACCCTGGTGCCGCAGCCGGGGGAGCGGATTGCCATCGTCGGACCGTCCGGCGCAGGCAAGTCCACCCTCGGCCGGCTGCTCGCCGGTGTGCTGCGGCCCACCGCCGGGGCGGTCACCGTCGGCGGGGTGCCGCTGGCCGACCTCGACCCCGACCGGCTGCGCTCCCAGGTCGCCCTGGTCACCCAGGAGCATCATGTCTTCATCGGCACGGTCCGGGACAACGTGGCGATGGTCCGGCCGGACGCCACCGACGACCAGGTGCGGGCCGCCCTGGCGGCGGTCGACGCGCTCGACTGGGCGACCGAGCTGCCGGCGGGACTGGCCACTGTGGTCGGTGCCGGCGGGCATCCGCTGTCGGCGGCTCAGGCACAGCAGTTGGCGCTGGCCCGGCTGGTGTTGGCCGATCCGCAGACGTTGGTGCTGGACGAGGCGACCTCGCTGATCGATCCGCGTACCGCCCGGCAGCTGGAACGCTCGCTGGCCGCGGTGCTGCACGGGCGGACGGTGATCGCGATCGCGCACCGGCTGTTCTCCGCCCACGACGCCGACCGGATCGCAGTGGTGGAGGACGGCCAGATCAGCGAGCTGGGTTCGCACGACGAGCTGGTCGCCGCCGGTGGCTCGTACGCCGCACTGTGGCGGTCCTGGCACGGCGCGGACACCGCCACCGGTGCGGACACCGCTACCGACGCGCGCGGCTGA